A single genomic interval of Planktothrix sp. FACHB-1365 harbors:
- the dapF gene encoding diaminopimelate epimerase, translating to MTIQFTKYHGLGNDFILIDNRHQSEPLITPEQAVELCDRNFGIGADGVIFALPGTSTTDYTMRIFNSDGSEPQMCGNGIRCLAKFIAELENRQEITDPVSYKIDTLAGVITPQLQPNGQVKVDMGLPRLLAQEIPTTLAAADEKVVNIPLEVAGQSWNVTCVSMGNPHCITFVEDVSAIKLGEIGPLFEHHSVFPERTNTEFIQVVNRNYIKMRVWERGAGATLACGTGACASVVAGVLTGNCDFVVTVELPGGCLDIEWSNHDQHLYMTGPAQRVFTGEY from the coding sequence ATGACGATTCAATTTACGAAATATCACGGTTTAGGCAATGATTTTATCTTGATTGATAATCGTCATCAATCAGAACCCTTGATCACCCCAGAACAAGCCGTAGAACTGTGCGATCGCAATTTTGGCATTGGGGCCGATGGAGTCATCTTTGCCCTACCCGGAACCTCCACCACTGACTATACCATGCGAATTTTTAACTCTGATGGTTCCGAACCTCAGATGTGTGGCAATGGGATTCGCTGTTTAGCCAAATTTATTGCTGAATTAGAAAATCGCCAGGAGATCACCGACCCCGTGAGTTATAAAATCGATACCTTAGCGGGTGTGATTACCCCCCAATTACAACCCAATGGTCAAGTTAAAGTGGATATGGGGCTCCCCCGACTCCTCGCTCAAGAAATCCCCACCACCTTAGCCGCTGCTGATGAAAAAGTCGTTAATATTCCCTTAGAAGTGGCGGGACAGTCTTGGAATGTTACCTGTGTCAGTATGGGAAACCCCCACTGTATTACCTTTGTTGAGGATGTTTCGGCGATTAAACTTGGGGAAATCGGCCCTTTATTTGAACATCATTCTGTTTTTCCTGAACGGACAAATACTGAATTTATTCAAGTTGTCAACCGAAATTATATTAAAATGCGAGTCTGGGAACGCGGCGCGGGTGCAACTCTAGCCTGTGGAACGGGAGCTTGTGCATCTGTGGTGGCTGGAGTTTTAACCGGAAATTGCGATTTTGTTGTTACAGTGGAATTACCCGGAGGTTGTCTTGACATTGAATGGTCAAATCACGATCAACATTTGTACATGACAGGGCCAGCACAACGGGTGTTTACAGGGGAATATTAA